The sequence below is a genomic window from Globicephala melas chromosome 14, mGloMel1.2, whole genome shotgun sequence.
TAAAGCTGGTTAATACATAAAGGGAAAGTACTGGATAAATAGAAGGTTTTACACATATTCTCTATGGAAGGACCAACTGTAACTTCATAGTGTAACTTTTTTGACAttgacaaaactaaacatatataATAAAGTTTCATGTTTCATTGGAAATAGGTagagaaagtaaatttaaaattgtgaGGGAACAAGTTTAATTTTACAGAACTTCATTTGATCAAGGAACTAGAATCAGTATTAACTCTAGGCAGCAACTGAATTTCTACTTGGTAGTTGAAATAAGGTTTCTAGTTGCTAATTAAAATACAGGTACCCATGTCAATTATATATCTGTTTGTATCTAGGTGGTTTTtcaaagaatacattttagaAGGGAGACCTAAGGGGCACATAAAGCTTGAGTCAGGCTGGATGATTTGTTTAGTGTTTATATGTTGTTCCCCTTCCATAAGAATGTAGGGAAcattgagggcagggactttgtcttgtTCAGTACTGTCTCCCCAATGCCCCAAATAGTGCCTGACATGTAGAAGAGAGTAAATTTTTGTGGGATGAATTAATAAACAGTGAAAAAATTTTTTGTCTAACAGGCAGTTTTGGTTAGGGATTCTGTGTACATAATACAGTAAACTAAGCTTAAGAATCCTTGTTCTAACTTTCTTTAATGACCTCTGAAATTCTTGATCCTCTTACAGCCCGTGAAGTGGGTCTTTGAAGCCCTTTCATTTTGGCGTATTAtagcatatatgtataattttgctGTATTTCCTTAGGTTATAAGAAGCTGGCCTTGGTGCAGTAAGGAACTTAAAACAATGGAGGAGCGCAAAGTGAAGAGGAGGAGTCCTAAGTCTTTTAGTGCCCACTCTACTCAGGGTGTTAATGCCAAAAAAAATGCCATTCCAGTTAGTAAAAGCACGGGGTTTTCAAATCCTGCATCACAGTCAACTTCACAGCGACCAAAGTTAAAAAGGTGAATTCTCTTCTTTCACATTATCACAGCAAAATGCTATAAAGTAAATACTAAATCCACTAATCCTTACAACATGTTTTTCCTCTTGGTTTGACTTTTGAGGCACATATTACatgtgatttagaaaaaaaatttttgaaggtTACAGTGTATAGAGATTAGAAAATGCAGAATGAATGATTGGCTTTAAGGCTCTTACTCTGTCTcgtattaaaatatacaaagcagggacttcccaggtggcacagtggttaagactctgtgctcacaatgcagggggcccgggttccatccctagtccgggaactgtatcccacacgcatgctgcaactaaggagcctgcctgccgtaACTAAGGAATCTGCATGCCGCAAGTAAGGAGCCCTCGAgccgcaaccaagacccaatgcaaccaaataaataaatatttaaaaaaaaatacagagcaaGAAAACTTGCAGACAAAGTTGATGAGTtacccagaaatggaaaagacatatctggttgttgtttttttttttaagctgagtgTTTGTGctttggtagttttatttttttttaaagaatgagttCACTGTTTTAATAGAAGTGATTTGTATTTATGGTAAATATTTAAACACAggaaaaattcaaagaagaaacagaagaatacTAAAATCCTACCACCTAGAAGTATCAGTATTAATATTTAGTGAACATattaatatttgtcttaaggCTTTAAAGGAAAAGGGGCAAGTttaaatgttacctattattgCTGCATATATGAGTATTTTGTAGGGTTAGATATTTGGAAAGCAGGATAATATCTtaagagaaaaagcatttcataATCTCAATCCTCTAGATAATTATGATTAAATAAGCTTCTAACTGCAAGCTCATCATGAGAGTTAGTTAAGGAAGTAATGCTTGTAGCACTTTGTAGCCACTGGATTAACACAAAAGACAAGATTGCTGGTGATGATCTCACACTGTCTTTGAGGAAACGAAAGGGACATAGCCAGAGACCCTTGGAAAAGAACATTCCAATAAGgactaaatgaaaaacaaaagttataagggcttctttttaatatattatcaGATTGGAAAGGGGTTTTCCTCCTGGAGGAGTTTAATTTAGAATCAGATTTTGAATATGGTTATGGTTGATGAGGAAAGAAAGCCAAGAGATTTGAAAGGAAATCATtcctttttccaaatttttgcaTCAGTTTATTTGTATCTCATTGTCTTTTCTACATTGCACTTTTATTTCTCTACCCTCTTCTAGAATGTGGGCTTCCTGAGGGCTGGGTCTTGTGTGCCAGACAGTATTCAGAGTGGGGCTTTGCACATAGTATAATTTCAGTGAGtgctttttaattgaattattttaacataaagtGAGACAGCGTGACATGATCAAAAACACCGAAGtaagaagaaacagatttttattttcttttctgagaagGTTGTTAAGTGATGAACTGATGCAAAACACTTACTTGGATAAAGCttccaatttgaaaaaaaaaaaatttgctataCTGAGTAGTTTATCTCAGATTTTAATGTGAATATGGATCTCCTgggaatgtttttaaaatgtagattctgaatCAGTTAGTTCGGGATGGGGCTTCAGCTAAGCATTTCTGATAAGCTCACAGGTAATACTGATGGTACAGGCCTTGGACagcactttgagtagcaagataCTAGATAGTGATAGTAAATCTAATACCATGTATGTAAAATTACAAATCCCGTTTTGTAAAGAACTGTTAGTGACCTAGTGTCAGCGGCCTATGTGTTCTAAGTTGATTTCTTTTCACGGGAATTAATTAGTCTTGCCACCTTTGCCCACACACTCACAGCCCCCCGTACACCCTATTCGTCTTACCCACATTGTGGCGAGTGCACTTGTGGGGAAGAGGTCTTCATGCTATGTTATGTAGAAATTAACTGAGTCCTGAATATATGTGTTACGTCAGGATCTATAGCACGTGTCGGGGTTATAAAAGTAACACACAACCCCCTCTCCCATTTTTGCCTGGTTCACTCCTAGTCTTTAAGCCTTCACTCACATATCACCTTTAGGAAGTTTTCTCTGCTACCCTTAGGTTGAGTAGACTGttctttctctctgctcccaTATCACAGTATGTATAGCACCATCACTCCAGAGTTTGAGAGCCTGGCATATGCTAGACGTGTGTAATGAGAACTAGCCTAGTGTAGGGGTTCGGAAAGGGCCTTCCTGAGCAGATCACATTTAAACTGAGACTTGAAGCATGTGTGGGAGGTAGCCTGGCAAGGATGCTAACGTGGGCAGAGGATTAGCTGCAAGGAGACGAGAGAAGGGATTTCTAGGAAGCAAAAGAGATTCAGAATGTGTAGAGCATTGACATACAAGAGAGGATAGAATTTCTTCAGGTTATCTGACTACTGAAAGCTTTGCATTAAGTAAATTATGTGATctgactttactttttaaaaattgacttgaCTGCTCTGTGGGCTCAGAGACGTAGAGGCCGGGAGACCAGCTGGGAAGCTGCTGGAGTAGTTGGGTCAGGTATAGGACAGTGGCAGTGGAGGAGGAGAGATTAGAGACAGCTCTATGGGTGTGACCAACAGGTTCTAGCGCTCCATCACATGTTGATTGTGaatttctgtctgtctttctccttAGACTGGGTGTGGTTCAGTGCAGTCACTGATGGCCTGCACGCATTCATATACTCAGTGTCTGGCACCATGTCAGCTACAGAGTATGGGCCCCATAACCACTTGTTGGACAGCCCATAGTTGAGGGAACAGCTAGGATAAAGTTAGATGGGAAGGCAGAATATGTTTACGGAGAAGTGAAATATAAAACACAGGCTAGTAAAAAGACttactaattctctcttcagttttttttgcAGTCCAAGGAATTACCATAGAGTAAAAGTACATTACTCAAACTCTTTATATACCTTAGTAGttgtattttatacatttgtttGAGATTTTCATAGGCTGTTCCTTGAAATGGCTGTTTTTATTTAGTATTGATTTTATTCAGATGTCTTGTTTTTTCCTTAATCTAGAACAGCCTGAAAAAATATCTCTCTTTAAAGGTAATTATAGGCAATTAATTTTTTACAGAGTGATGAAAGAAAAGACCAAACCTCAGGGTGGAGAAGGCAAAGGCGCTCAGTCAACCCCGATCCAGCACTCCTTCCTCACCGACGTCTCCGATGTCCAGGAGATGGAGAGGGGGCTCCTCAGCCTTTTGAATGACTTCCACTCTGGAAAACTCCAAGCATTCGGTAATCCATAGCTGTTTCTCTCTactctttttcttctcaagatgTTTGCATCATATTTTCTGCATGTATTTTGCAATTCCTTTTTGAagtgtcattttcttttatttaaaaaaaaacaacaacagtccAGAGGCATAAAACGCAATCAACCTAGATTTCATTTGTCATGGGATATAATTTGTCTTGTAAGATTTCAgggaaaaagttttttaaaaagagagagttaGTTGAATTGTTAAAGTAGGATTGCTGTTGAGGGACTAAGTATCTTGAAAGTGTGACAAACAAAAGGGACATTCTCTGTCAactgaaatattttagatttagTGTTTCAGTTTTAGAAAGACTCAAGATCATTTTTCTTTACCCTTTCAAGCCTAAACTTGTTTCTTGCTCACAATGCCTGACTTTCGAATATTAAAGAATCTGGCTTGATGAAGATGTAAGAACAGTTAACTGATCGTCCCAATAAAACTCTGAATAGGTATTTTTGTATATGAGTTCACAAAGTGTATGGTCAGATATTTCATGTTCAGCTTCCAGCTCACTTTATAAGCTTTTTCTGATGATAAAAATTATTtccctgcatttttaaaaagcaatctaaAACTTATTGAATGCACACATATGGAATCTCACACAAAAGCATAAATGTCATCAACATAAATATTGTGTTTTTAAGTGCTTGTCTTTCCCTCCCCAGCTCTTTTACTTGGCTTCCCTACCCCTTCCCTTACGCCCTCTACTGCCTccgcctccccccagccccaaccAGTTAActgtgtgacacacacacacacacacacacacacacacacacacacagatttttcttttcattgttttctacaAATAGTATCTTATATACACTTTTCGGTGTCTTGCTTTGCTCACTAAACAATacctgatggggcttccctggtggcgcagtggttgagagtctgcctgccgatgcaggggacatgggttcgtgccccggtccaggaagatctcacatgccgtggagcgactgggcccgtgagccatggccgctgagcctgcacgtccagagcccgtgctccgcagcgggagaggccacaacagtgagaggcccgcgtaccacaaaaaataaataaataaataaaataacaatacctGATGACAATCTCTCTGAGTCACCTGGTATAgctctaattcattctttttttaaatggctacatAATTTTCAAGTTGTGAATATACCCTGGTTTATTCAGCCATTTCTCTGTTGAAGGGCATTTACTTCGTCTCCAGTTTGGAGCCGCTAAACTCAGTGGTGTAGTGAACATCATTTTACATATATCCTTATGTGGCTGTTTTGATTTCTTTGGGATGGATTCCCatgagtgggattactgggtcaaagcATAGaggtaattttaatattaataaaagtatCCAGATTGCTTTTCAGAAAAGCTATTGCACTTTTAGTTTTCATTAGCAATTTATGAAACAACTCTTTTCCCTGAATTCCCACCAGCTAATAGGTATGACCAGCCTTTTCATTTTTGCCAGCCTGTTGGTGTAAagagttttttttattactgttgaGTTTGAATAGCCATGAATGTTTGTTAAGCGGTTGGATTGCTCTTTTTTAGGACCTTTACCCAgttttttatttggttatttatccttttgtttttatttactaagAGCCCTTTGCATATTTTAGGTACTAACCCTCTGacctcttttgtttttatttttttaagcaacatTTTTTTAAGCAACATTAGTGTGTCTCTATATTTTAAGCAACATTAGTGTGGATTTTATGGTATACATCAccttataaaagttttaaatttttgtatactcaaatatgtctattttttcttatagTCTCTGGGTTTCCAGTCATGGTTATACTATTATTTGaaaagaagacattaaaacaCGTTATTTATTTCACAAAGATGTTTTATGACATCCCTTCCTCCTTGCTTTACTCCATCCCGGTaaggtggcatctttagaatactttcacttccctctcccctctcttctctcccacccttGAGATATAATCTCTGGATCAATTTTACTTCTTCACTTTTCTCCCCAACACCCTTCCTGCCCTAACTTTTAAGTGACTTTGTATTCTTGGATTGAAGTCTCTGTTATTCGATGGTTTGCTATATATAAGCATTGCAGATGAGAAGTTGATTGCCAGttggattctttctttctttttttttttaaagatttatttattatttattttattttatttttggctgagtcaggtcttagttgcagcatgcggcaTCTTCTATTGCGGCACaggggctcttcgttgtggtgcacgggcttctctctagttctggcatgcgggttttctctctctagttgtggtgtgcaggctccagggcacgtgggctctgtagttgtggcgtgcgggttcccGAGGGCATGGACTCTGTAGTTTTGCAACATGCAGGCTCTCTAATTGAGGCATGCAAGCTCGgtagctgtggcgtgtggg
It includes:
- the CCDC28A gene encoding coiled-coil domain-containing protein 28A isoform X2; its protein translation is MEERKVKRRSPKSFSAHSTQGVNAKKNAIPVSKSTGFSNPASQSTSQRPKLKRVMKEKTKPQGGEGKGAQSTPIQHSFLTDVSDVQEMERGLLSLLNDFHSGKLQAFGNECSIEQMEHVRGMQEKLARLNLELYGELEELPEDKRKAASDSNLDRLLSDLEELNSSIQKLHLADAQDVPNTSAG
- the CCDC28A gene encoding coiled-coil domain-containing protein 28A isoform X1, with the translated sequence MEERKVKRRSPKSFSAHSTQGVNAKKNAIPVSKSTGFSNPASQSTSQRPKLKRVMKEKTKPQGGEGKGAQSTPIQHSFLTDVSDVQEMERGLLSLLNDFHSGKLQAFGNECSIEQMEHVRGMQEKLARLNLELYGELEELPEDKRKAASDSNLDRLLSDLEELNSSINPRAALSNMAATSQVTTEHTQCRQHGLTCALSITCTPDFKDLE
- the CCDC28A gene encoding coiled-coil domain-containing protein 28A isoform X4; protein product: MEERKVKRRSPKSFSAHSTQGVNAKKNAIPVSKSTGFSNPASQSTSQRPKLKRVMKEKTKPQGGEGKGAQSTPIQHSFLTDVSDVQEMERGLLSLLNDFHSGKLQAFARRIEFFHTETPFGRCTRCSKYFCWLK